A region from the Limnochordia bacterium genome encodes:
- the cas8c gene encoding type I-C CRISPR-associated protein Cas8c/Csd1: MLKRLYDYANSHNLDFEPGFKPKTVRWAIACSTRGGHPQVIRLGDAGGKGLEFAKCPDLTQGELKQGGETKSHFLIEKVSVVTLLGVTGDTKADQKSIEKHEYFVDLLRQASVVMPDLAHIANLLSDSVLLEQIRQQLAEQKAKPTDDITVLVDGDFPVESTAWHDWWRAFRAGLLPEKKKQGVPRMRCMITGKLIEPAATHPKIEGLADVGGVSVGSPLVGFNKSAYCSFNLEQSANAAMSIEVASGYRAALNTLIRENGMRLGGAKVVYWFSEKINTDDDPIPWLIEGKTTQEEDAHKQARELLTAICSGEKASLGTNRYYALNLSGASGRVMVRDWMEGQFEELVGNVNSWFEDLSIVRNDGQGLIRTPKFLAILGATVRSLDDLSAPFIARMWRCAIRNEPFPRSALTNALIRWRSCLLSGETPSQYSAALMKAYHVRDSRRGGEPNMITPYLNESHPEGAYHCGRLMAVLAALQRSALGDVGAGVVQRYYASASSTPALVLGRLTRTSQYHLDKLDAGLAYWYEAKLANIWTCLKDNIPSTLTLEEQSLFALGYYQQVADLRTKQKPNDGKGDIINE; this comes from the coding sequence GTGCTAAAGCGGCTTTATGATTATGCCAACAGTCACAATCTTGATTTTGAACCGGGCTTTAAGCCTAAGACAGTAAGATGGGCGATTGCTTGCAGTACCCGGGGAGGGCACCCACAGGTAATCCGGCTTGGCGATGCTGGTGGCAAAGGACTTGAGTTTGCCAAGTGCCCAGACTTGACTCAAGGAGAACTGAAACAAGGAGGCGAGACCAAGAGCCATTTTCTGATCGAGAAGGTTAGCGTTGTTACCCTATTAGGGGTGACTGGCGATACCAAGGCCGATCAGAAGTCTATTGAAAAACATGAATACTTTGTTGATCTTTTGAGACAAGCGAGCGTTGTGATGCCTGATCTTGCACACATTGCTAATTTACTCAGTGACTCAGTGTTACTTGAGCAAATACGTCAACAGCTTGCCGAACAGAAAGCTAAACCCACCGACGACATCACCGTCTTGGTTGATGGAGATTTCCCTGTTGAGTCTACTGCCTGGCACGACTGGTGGCGTGCATTCCGAGCAGGATTGCTGCCAGAAAAGAAAAAACAGGGTGTTCCTCGCATGCGGTGTATGATCACTGGTAAACTCATCGAACCGGCAGCGACCCATCCTAAGATTGAAGGCCTGGCTGATGTGGGAGGGGTATCTGTAGGGAGTCCTTTGGTGGGGTTTAATAAGTCTGCGTACTGTTCGTTTAATCTCGAACAATCCGCCAATGCTGCTATGTCTATTGAAGTGGCTTCGGGATACCGTGCTGCGCTGAATACGTTAATCCGGGAAAATGGTATGAGGTTAGGCGGTGCGAAAGTTGTATACTGGTTTTCGGAAAAGATCAATACAGATGATGACCCCATACCCTGGTTGATTGAAGGAAAGACCACCCAAGAGGAAGATGCTCACAAACAAGCGAGGGAACTTCTAACAGCTATTTGTAGTGGAGAAAAAGCGTCACTAGGAACAAACCGTTACTACGCTTTAAATCTATCGGGAGCTAGTGGAAGGGTAATGGTACGGGACTGGATGGAAGGCCAGTTTGAGGAGTTGGTCGGCAATGTTAATAGCTGGTTTGAGGACCTTTCCATAGTTCGCAATGATGGTCAAGGCCTGATACGTACCCCCAAATTCCTAGCTATATTGGGTGCCACTGTGCGAAGCTTGGATGACTTGTCTGCTCCGTTCATAGCACGCATGTGGAGATGCGCTATTCGTAATGAACCTTTCCCACGCTCCGCCTTAACTAATGCACTTATCCGTTGGCGGTCGTGCCTATTGTCCGGCGAAACGCCTAGTCAGTACAGTGCTGCTCTAATGAAAGCCTATCATGTTCGTGATAGCCGAAGGGGAGGAGAACCAAACATGATTACACCATATCTCAATGAGAGTCATCCTGAGGGTGCTTACCATTGTGGCCGTCTCATGGCCGTCTTGGCTGCTTTACAGCGATCTGCCTTGGGTGACGTGGGCGCAGGGGTGGTGCAAAGATATTATGCGTCTGCGAGCAGTACCCCGGCGTTGGTTCTAGGAAGGCTAACCCGCACAAGCCAATACCATTTGGACAAGCTCGACGCAGGACTGGCATACTGGTACGAAGCGAAATTGGCTAATATTTGGACTTGCCTTAAGGATAATATCCCGTCTACATTAACCCTTGAGGAGCAGAGCCTATTTGCCCTAGGATATTATCAGCAAGTTGCCGATTTGCGTACTAAACAAAAACCCAATGATGGGAAAGGAGATATTATCAATGAGTAA
- the cas5c gene encoding type I-C CRISPR-associated protein Cas5c encodes MEAKEHVLEVWGELACFTRPELKVERFSYPIITPSAARGIYDAIFCKPSKDVSQAEFRWQITRIEALSFPSYIGLLRNEVQDVVSVSNVNSWIKGKQPKPLVADDTSGQRTQRQTMALKNVRYRLHARIVPWPAFRSRLPAFDAQFRRRAGQGKCFYQPYLGCREFPAYFRLVDQNEELQRSVPWNADLGFVLYDVFDLSQPGTGQSQPSISLFKAVVKDGVLEVPDYDDPAVLKGEKEEG; translated from the coding sequence ATGGAAGCTAAAGAACATGTTTTGGAGGTGTGGGGGGAATTAGCATGTTTTACACGGCCTGAGTTAAAGGTTGAGCGTTTTAGCTACCCGATTATCACACCCTCAGCAGCCCGTGGCATTTACGACGCTATATTTTGCAAACCTAGCAAGGATGTGTCTCAGGCTGAATTCAGGTGGCAGATAACCAGAATTGAGGCATTATCCTTTCCAAGTTATATTGGCCTACTGAGAAATGAAGTACAAGACGTTGTATCGGTCAGCAATGTGAACAGTTGGATCAAAGGCAAGCAACCTAAACCACTAGTAGCAGATGATACGAGTGGGCAACGAACGCAAAGACAGACAATGGCATTGAAGAATGTAAGGTACAGATTACATGCCCGGATAGTACCGTGGCCTGCATTCCGTTCTCGGCTGCCTGCATTTGATGCTCAGTTCCGTCGCCGCGCCGGACAAGGAAAGTGTTTTTACCAGCCTTATCTTGGCTGCCGTGAGTTTCCTGCCTATTTCCGGCTCGTGGATCAGAATGAGGAATTACAGCGATCGGTTCCTTGGAATGCCGACCTTGGATTTGTGCTCTATGACGTATTTGATCTGTCTCAACCCGGCACTGGCCAAAGCCAACCATCAATAAGTCTATTTAAGGCTGTGGTTAAGGACGGGGTACTAGAAGTTCCAGATTATGATGACCCCGCTGTACTAAAGGGGGAGAAGGAGGAGGGATAA